From a single Silene latifolia isolate original U9 population chromosome 6, ASM4854445v1, whole genome shotgun sequence genomic region:
- the LOC141587587 gene encoding replication protein A 70 kDa DNA-binding subunit D-like encodes MQEPQQISVSKLIRGTTGVYVKVRVVRKWKKEDFRKAFVGEDFSLELILVDEEGHVIQATVGKALIQSFEDKIIEGYTYKIGRFQTFQNRGYDIATAHKCRLRFGSTTTIERIQALIPKSAFKFVSFQDIIDNNLDGRMLIDVIAEVDAYDMVSNIDNLERTYLWGQITLLAMGTICRRCKKNIIQIKYKKEKPIVVLQCVLRVPHEGEIKLSTTDNASKILINPNIPQVHEFRARNANKPPRTRGIVHIKTKDILAGNIKTIDELKNIEKAGTYVIVAYITKIDKTFKWYYNGCKVCTCRAGKKADGLWYCSQEECVAYEIGNHYRLTRFQAKFYIEDAYGGKAFIKMFDKLIKMKVNKSVMQCIEKLKEAGNDHGIPAEINEFQHKEYVFKVEVDNRFNLQLNSKCYNVIDFSDNENHIKHWKSEYKKIQDITSIIDMPAISAKTTAENLTAGGGSGTVPVKKKYADINIGEETTAASNAGNKDSASKKMKSIKIEKE; translated from the exons ATGCAAGAGCCACAACAAATAAGTGTATCAAAATTGATAAGAGGAACAACAGGAGTGTATGTGAAAGTAAGGGTAGTGCGAAAATGGAAAAAAGAAGACTTTAGGAAAGCCTTTGTTGGAGAAGATTTTTCATTAGAACTAATATTGGTGGATGAAGAG GGACATGTTATTCAAGCCACAGTAGGTAAAGCTCTTATACAAAGTTTTGAAGACAAAATAATCGAGGGTTACACTTACAAAATTGGTAGATTTCAAACATTCCAAAACAGAGGCTACGATATTGCTACTGCCCATAAATGCCGTTTGAGGTTTGGATCTACAACAACAATCGAAAGAATTCAAGCATTAATACCCAAAAGTGCTTTCAAGTTTGTGTCTTTTCAAGATATAATTGACAACAACTTGGATGGAAGAATGCTAATAG ATGTGATAGCTGAAGTGGATGCATATGACATGGTTTCAAACATTGACAACTTAGAGAGAACATATTTG TGGGGACAAATTACGCTTTTGGCTATGGGGACAATATGTCGAAGATGCAAAAAGAATATCATCCAAATCAAATACAAGAAAGAAAAACCAATTGTGGTTTTGCAGTGTGTGCTAAGGGTACCCCATGAAGGTGAAATCAAATTATCGACAACGGACAATGCCTCAAAGATATTGATCAATCCTAACATTccacaagtccacgagtttaggGCAAG AAACGCAAACAAGCCACCAAGGACAAGAGGCATAGTCCACATCAAGACAAAGGACATACTTGCTGGAAACATAAAGACTATTGATGAACTTAAGAATATTGAAAAG GCTGGAACTTATGTGATAGTGGCTTACATCActaaaattgataaaacattcaAATGGTATTACAATGGATGCAAAGTATGCACATGTAGGGCTGGAAAAAAGGCTGATGGACTATGGTATTGTTCACAAGAAGAATGTGTTGCATATGAAATTGGAAACCACTATAGATTAACAAG ATTCCAAGCAAAATTCTACATTGAAGATGCATATGGAGGAAAAGCTTTCATAAAGATGTTTGACAAATTGATCAAAATGAAGGTTAACAAAAGTGTTATGCAATGCATTGAGAAATTGAAGGAG GCTGGAAATGACCACGGAATTCCAGCAGAAATCAATGAGTTTCAACATAAGGAATATGTCTTCAAGGTGGAAGTAGATAATAGATTCAACTTACAGTTAAATTCCAAGTGCTACAATGTTATTGATTTCTCGGATAATGAAAACCATATAAAGCATTGGAAGTCAGAGTACAAGAAGATACAA GATATAACCTCCATTATCGATATGCCAGCAATTTCAGCAAAAACAACAGCG GAAAACTTAACTGCCGGTGGTGGCAGCGGAACTGTCCCAGTGAAGAAAAAGTATGCAGATATAAACATTGGAGAAGAAACAACTGCAGCGAGCAATGCTGGAAATAAGGATTCTGCATCAAAAAAGATGAAATCGATCAAAATAGAGAAAGAATGA
- the LOC141587589 gene encoding putative E3 ubiquitin-protein ligase ARI5 yields the protein MYSEDEDIYSEDEDNYDTGSEFDTSDFAADAIFQKSYRVLSEANVRELLDNVVRHVSSALCISLDEAIKVLYYYKWKDSLLLDEWFSNEERVRQNVGLPTNHALFSCSGQLTACGICFDSFPLDNHHFYPTVCGHIYCVTCWKNYLSISIKDGPGCLSLRCPNPVCHAAVVGQDMVDKLASDDERKKHAHYLFRSYVEENKKMKWCPGPGCENAVEFEIGSEGVYNVTCLCSHAFCWNCIEEDHRPVDCDTVANWTLKNTSQYENTNWIVSNSKPCPKCKRPIQKNQGCMHMTCSKPCLYEFCWLCLEAWSNHSQKTGGYYRCNIYKAAKQRGKYDEEEEERKMAEKNLRKYIHYYERWISNHNSRQRAIDDLRKTKTDLNKLSDKFKVIDIELVFMIKAWEQIIECRRVLKWTYAYGFYLQEDLVGKKTLFEYLQGQAEDCLERLHQCVEQELSVFQVFLKDDIELEAELRALRLKLTDLTTVTRSYFDNLVRALVNDLSEVKSTCKKYLKQTNKNRHRERYFNRIVRSQR from the exons ATGTATTCTGAAGACGAAGACATATATTCTGAAGACGAAGACAACTATGACACTGGCAGCGAATTCGACACCAGTGACTTTGCAGCGGATGCCATCTTCCAGAAAAGTTACAGAGTCTTGTCTGAGGCTAACGTCCGAGAGCTCCTAGACAATGTAGTTAGACATGTTTCCTCTGCTCTTTGTATTTCCCTAGACGAAGCAATCAAAGTGCTTTACTACTATAAATGGAAGGACTCATTACTGCTCGATGAGTGGTTCTCCAATGAAGAACGGGTTCGACAGAATGTCGGCTTGCCAACCAACCATGCCCTGTTCAGCTGTTCAGGACAATTGACTGCTTGTGGGATTTGCTTCGACTCGTTTCCTCTTGATAATCACCACTTTTATCCCACAGTGTGTGGGCATATCTATTGTGTAACATGTTGGAAAAATTACCTTAGTATATCGATAAAAGACGGCCCTGGATGTTTGTCATTGAGATGCCCTAATCCTGTGTGCCATGCTGCTGTTGTCGGTCAGGACATGGTCGATAAACTTGCATCAGATGACGAGAGAAAAAAACATGCGCATTATTTATTTCGGTCATATGTCGAAGAAAACAAGAAGATGAAGTGGTGTCCAGGTCCCGGATGTGAGAATGCCGTGGAATTTGAGATTGGAAGCGAGGGCGTTTATAATGTTACCTGCCTTTGTTCACATGCTTTCTGTTGGAACTGTATCGAGGAGGACCACCGGCCCGTGGATTGTGACACAGTGGCAAACTGGACCCTGAAGAACACGTCGCAATATGAAAATACAAACTGGATTGTTTCCAACTCAAAGCCGTGTCCAAAGTGCAAGCGCCCGATCCAGAAGAACCAAGGTTGTATGCATATGACATGCAGCAAGCCCTGCCTCTATGAATTCTGCTGGCTATGCCTTGAAGCATGGTCGAACCACAGTCAAAAAACCGGGGGCTACTATCGATGTAATATATACAAGGCTGCAAAACAACGTGGCAagtatgatgaagaagaagaagaaagaaaaatggCGGAAAAAAATTTAAGGAAATACATACATTATTATGAAAGATGGATAAGTAACCATAATTCAAGACAAAGGGCTATTGACGATTTGCGCAAGACGAAAACTGATTTAAATAAGCTTAGCGACAAGTTTAAGGTTATCGATATTGAACTCGTGTTTATGATAAAAGCTTGGGAACAAATTATAGAGTGCAGGCGAGTTTTAAAGTGGACTTATGCATATGGCTTTTATTTACAAGAGGATTTAGTTGGCAAGAAAACATTGTTCGAGTACTTACAAGGTCAGGCCGAGGATTGTCTTGAGAGGCTTCATCAATGTGTAGAACAGGAGCTATCGGTTTTCCAAGTTTTCCTTAAAGACGACATAGAA CTAGAAGCGGAACTTAGAGCATTACGACTCAAGCTGACTGATCTAACCACTGTGACACGGTCATATTTTGACAATTTGGTTAGGGCACTGGTGAATGATTTGTCGGAAGTTAAATCAACATGTAAAAAGTACTTGAAGCAGACAAACAAAAACCGACATAGGGAGAGGTATTTCAATAGAATCGTTAGATCACAAAGGTAA
- the LOC141586455 gene encoding F-box protein At2g14710-like: MPKIMKSRRRNKVKSSSSSSSSRNKHSEFKYLPPEIWTQILLSLPAKTLLKFRCVSKYWCSIIDNPNFINMHFKLCKINSGDNNKKLLVALQSLGYLRDQGCLFTVRNAENLRYAGRIFRTSDSYRYHIIGSCNGLLLVQKIRPIDWHIELRLWNPCIRKSLILPPCPLDNSPFGLEFRYLLGFAPDSHDYKVVAFAFDRTLGEENGNIFFAVYFLSNQQWIVRNDPLNVNNVSILNCYDRRGLLHSLSTTVFFRGAAYWLGQNDKERSGLSTHLGSFDFDKENITFLELPFSLYETGSLRFLFLFLLGGSLALFSISEVTSSIWVLDQDNKKGPWTLWFSRQSSRDGYELFEFYEYSIKNLFYCERDGGYFIYGKNTYNLASGQVEELKKSMRSYFQLEAYSENLVLSKAYGTRDLRISP; this comes from the coding sequence ATGCCGAAGATAATGAAGAGCAGAAGAAGAAACAAAGtgaaatcatcatcatcatcttcttcaagcAGAAACAAACATTCAGAATTCAAGTACTTACCACCCGAAATTTGGACTCAGATTTTATTATCATTACCGGCAAAAACCCTATTAAAATTCAGGTGCGTAAGTAAATATTGGTGCTCTATTATCGATAACCCTAATTTTATTAACATGCATTTCAAACTTTGTAAAATCAATTCTGGggataataataaaaaattattgGTAGCCCTCCAGAGTTTGGGATACTTAAGAGATCAAGGGTGTTTGTTTACTGTTCGTAATGCTGAAAATCTTCGATATGCCGGTCGCATTTTTAGAACATCTGATTCGTACAGGTACCATATTATAGGTAGCTGTAATGGGTTGCTTTTAGTGCAAAAAATTCGTCCGATTGATTGGCATATAGAATTGAGATTGTGGAACCCTTGTATTCGCAAATCGTTGATACTTCCCCCTTGCCCACTCGACAATTCTCCATTTGGGTTAGAGTTTCGGTATTTGTTAGGGTTCGCTCCTGATAGTCATGATTATAAAGTGGTTGCGTTTGCATTTGACCGTACTCTGGGTGAAGAGAATGGAAATATTTTTTTCGCAGTTTATTTTCTTAGTAATCAACAATGGATCGTCCGAAATGATCCCCTCAATGTCAACAACGTCAGTATTCTCAACTGTTATGATAGGCGTGGGCTACTTCATTCTCTATCAACTACTGTTTTCTTTCGAGGGGCAGCTTACTGGCTTGGACAAAATGATAAAGAGAGGAGTGGATTATCAACTCATCTCGGTTCCTTTGACTTCGATAAGGAAAATATCACCTTTTTAGAACTGCCATTTAGTCTGTACGAAACAGGCTCCTTGAGGTTTCTGTTTTTGTTTCTTCTTGGGGGGTCGCTAGCGCTTTTCAGTATTTCTGAGGTAACTTCCAGTATATGGGTGCTAGATCAGGACAACAAAAAAGGGCCTTGGactctatggttctcgaggcagTCAAGTCGGGATGGTTATGAATTGTTCGAGTTCTATGAGTATTCAATAAAAAATCTTTTCTATTGTGAAAGGGATGGTGGCTATTTTATTTATGGGAAGAACACTTATAATCTAGCTAGTGGCCAAGTGGAAGAGTTGAAAAAATCTATGAGATCCTATTTTCAATTGGAAGCGTATTCAGAGAACTTGGTGTTGTCCAAAGCATACGGCACCCGTGATTTAAGGATTTCCCCATGA
- the LOC141587590 gene encoding uncharacterized protein LOC141587590, whose protein sequence is MGKSLESGHLASALRIVWKVNGPINLIGLGKGFYTCKLDKPSDLHSIKTGGPWFVHGHYLHVRDWVPDFRPSLATVSSVPTWIILPELPIEYHRIDILRAIGDKLGGFIKFDNNGMKNKNARFARLSVYLDQTAPPPTKIWIGSLCQEVKVADKQIICGFCKSFCYGKCSDHPAPDIPTLGPELHRQSNSGFDQSATKNNPVTTCHSDTWTIIPFKNKVNIPDPPLNKVNDPFSGFTNSFSDFRTVGPRTIIVSFKGEAEEDDLAIGPNLPEQSELFDSFSIHNNMKIVFWNCRGIARPSFKPHLSYLNNAHKPDIIILSETRVSGQNAIGIMQNLPFDSFDIVDPVGFSGGIMMLWNARDVSVTTVNKGGQFINAVVQVRSSNLNFFLTTIYASPKFRIRKLLWDSLINLADNISLPWACLGDFNEVSTASEKFGGRSVKLNRVNLYNETMNLCNLLDLGFSGPKFTWTNR, encoded by the exons ATGGGTAAGTCCCTTGAATCCGGTCACCTTGCTTCTGCTCTCCGGATCGTTTGGAAGGTTAATGGTCCGATCAACCTAATTGGTTTGGGTAAAGGATTTTATACTTGCAAATTGGACAAACCGTCTGATTTACATTCAATTAAAACTGGAGGTCCGTGGTTCGTCCACGGCCACTACCTCCATGTCCGAGATTGGGTGCCTGATTTCCGACCATCCCTTGCTACTGTTTCCTCTGTTCCAACTTGGATCATCCTCCCAGAGTTGCCGATCGAATACCATCGGATTGATATCCTCCGCGCCATCGGTGATAAACTTGGTGGGTTTATTAAGTTTGATAACAATgggatgaaaaataaaaatgccAGGTTTGCAAGATTATCTGTTTATCTCGACCAAACGGCTCCTCCGCCTACCAAGATCTGGATCGGCTCTCTGTGCCAAGAGGTAAAAGTTGCTGACAAACAAATTATTTGTGGCTTTTGTAAATCCTTTTGTTATGGGAAGTGTTCTGATCATCCTGCTCCCGACATCCCCACCCTTGGGCCGGAACTTCACCGACAGTCCAATTCGGGTTTTGACCAGTCTGCTACAAAAAATAATCCCGTGACTACCTGCCACAGTGATACTTGGACCATTATCCCTTTTAAGAATAAAGTCAACATCCCTGACCCTCCCCTCAATAAAGTAAATGATCCCTTTTCTGGCTTTACTAATAGCTTTAGC GACTTTCGTACAGTGGGTCCGAGGACCATAATTGTGTCCTTCAAAGGGGAGGCAGAAGAGGACGATCTCGCGATAGGTCCAAATCTGCCGGAACAATCTGAGCTCTTTGACTCCTTTTCTATTCATAACAACATGAAGATTGTCTTTTGGAATTGTAGAGGAATTGCTAGGCCCTCCTTTAAACCACACCTTTCCTACCTTAACAATGCTCACAAGCCTGACATCATCATCCTCTCTGAAACTCGGGTCAGCGGCCAGAACGCGATTGGCATCATGCAGAATCTCCCCTTTGATtcctttgacattgtggatcctgTCGGATTCTCCGGTGGCATCATGATGCTGTGGAATGCTAGGGATGTTTCGGTTACGACTGTGAACAAAGGGGGCCAGTTTATTAATGCGGTGGTCCAGGTACGTTCTTCTAACCTCAATTTTTTTCTTACTACCATCTATGCTAGTCCCAAATTTAGAATCCGTAAACTTCTCTGGGACTCCCTTATTAACCTTGCTGACAACATTTCTCTTCCTTGGGCCTGCCTGGGGGACTTTAACGAAGTGTCGACTGCCTCTGAGAAGTTTGGTGGGCGGAGTGTTAAGTTAAACAGAGTCAACCTTTACAATGAGACCATGAACTTATGCAATCTTTTGGACCTGGGATTCTCCGGACCCAAGTTCACTTGGACTAACCGTTGA
- the LOC141587591 gene encoding putative F-box protein At1g32420 produces MKSSKNPTTSLNLVYISECKYLPPDIWTRILSTLPAKTLLKFRCVCKSWCSIIDNPDFGHVHAQFNSENNTSNRLLVALEGMGYTGGQGCVLTVRYAQNLRKIDHIFRIHSYRYRLIGSCNGLLLVERSAPQGCLKELRLWNPLYNSWYLFGFVRDSKDYKVVAFGFDNSQGIENEKIYFAVYTLSNQQWTVRVDPLNVSSLNNNVSMFWMFNSVSTAVFFRGAAHWLGNNDNQRLAFTHLGSFDFDQEKLTLLELPCTCEERGSLRFLFLLGGSLAVFSISYASSSIWVLEQDNQKGPWTLLFSGKSCEDGYEVFKLCYGNHEFENDGGYLVCGNKAYNIGSGQVHPFKRYMSSHLKLETYLETLVLFKGYGARDLRSFP; encoded by the exons atgaaaagcAGTAAGAATCCCACAACTTCATTGAATTTGGTCTATATTTCTGAATGCAAGTACTTACCACCCGATATTTGGACTCGTATTTTGTCAACATTGCCAGCCAAAACCCTATTAAAGTTCAGGTGCGTATGTAAATCTTGGTGCTCCATTATTGATAACCCTGATTTCGGTCACGTGCATGCCCAATTCAATTCTGaaaataatacgagtaatagatTATTGGTAGCCCTCGAGGGTATGGGTTACACTGGAGGTCAAGGGTGTGTGTTGACAGTTCGTTATGCTCAAAATCTTCGTAAAATCGATCACATTTTTAGAATACATTCGTACAGGTACCGTCTTATAGGTAGCTGTAATGGCTTGCTTTTAGTTGAACGATCTGCTCCTCAGGGTTGCCTTAAGGAGTTAAGATTGTGGAACCCAT TATACAATAGTTGGTATTTGTTCGGGTTTGTCCGTGATAGTAAGGATTATAAAGTTGTTGCATTTGGATTTGATAATAGTCAGGGGATAGAGAATGAAAAAATTTATTTTGCAGTTTATACTCTGAGTAATCAGCAATGGACCGTCAGAGTTGATCCCCTCAATGTCAGTAGTCTGAACAATAATGTTAGTATGTTTTGGATGTTTAATTCTGTATCAACTGCTGTTTTCTTTCGAGGCGCAGCACACTGGCTTGGAAATAATGATAACCAAAGGCTTGCATTTACTCATCTTGGTTCATTCGACTTTGATCAGGAAAAATTAACCCTTTTGGAATTGCCATGTACTTGCGAAGAAAGAGGCTCCTTaaggtttctttttcttcttggGGGGTCGCTAGCTGTTTTCAGTATTTCTTACGCAAGTTCGAGCATATGGGTGCTAGAGCAGGATAACCAAAAGGGACCATGGACTCTATTGTTTTCAGGGAAATCATGTGAGGATGGTTATGAAGTTTTCAAGTTGTGCTATGGTAATCATGAATTTGAGAATGATGGCGGTTATTTAGTTTGCGGGAACAAGGCTTATAATATAGGTAGTGGCCAAGTGCATCCGTTTAAAAGATATATGAGCTCTCATTTAAAACTGGAAACGTATTTGGAGACCTTGGTTTTGTTCAAAGGATATGGAGCTCGTGATTTGAGGTCGTTCCCGTGA
- the LOC141587592 gene encoding F-box/kelch-repeat protein At3g23880-like, with product MLKKMNNRIKKAKSSSSQSNYLPPEIWTQILSSLSAKTVLKFRCVCKTWCSIIDHPDFVHFHFQLCKLNAENNNKKLFVALEDLGLNGYEGWLLTVRQAITLRKTGYIFGLSNKYKYHVLGSCNGLLFVVQYDDSFQKPAQYRLWNPSICKSLVLPMSPFHNYLNRTWHLFGFAPDSQDYKVVVFTYSKIEDTKPLKVCFAVYTLRDQQWTVRNDPVNVTNLNFPNTAVAFQYLSTAFYFRGKSYWLAQNVIQSREFLTHLCSFDLDKENVTFLELPSSPDETDSMKFLFLLEGSLAVFRISKVTSRIWVLEQDNRKGPWTLWFSGKSSCDGYNLFKNGLLKKIYYCEMDGGYFVYGNKVYNIVSCQVQELNKSMSSCLILEEYSESLVLSKEFKARNLRNDSDRTSPDDAQIGCHPLTCIFN from the coding sequence ATGCTGAAGAAAATGAACAACCGAATAAAGAAGGCGAAATCATCATCTTCACAATCCAACTACTTACCACCCGAAATTTGGACTCAGATTTTATCATCGTTGTCGGCTAAAACCGTTTTGAAATTCAGGTGTGTATGTAAAACTTGGTGCTCCATTATTGATCACCCTGATTTCGTTCATTTCCATTTCCAACTTTGTAAACTTAATGCAgagaataataataaaaaattattcGTAGCCCTCGAGGATTTGGGACTTAATGGATATGAGGGGTGGCTGTTGACCGTTCGTCAAGCTATTACTCTTCGAAAAACCGGTTATATTTTTGGGTTATCTAATAAGTACAAATACCATGTTTTAGGTAGCTGTAATGGATTGCTTTTTGTTGTACAATATGATGACTCTTTTCAGAAACCGGCACAATATAGATTATGGAACCCTAGTATTTGCAAATCGTTGGTTCTTCCCATGAGCCCATTTCACAACTACTTGAACAGAACATGGCATTTGTTTGGGTTCGCCCCTGATAGTCAGGATTATAAAGTGGTTGTGTTCACATATAGCAAAATTGAGGATACAAAACCTCTAAAAGTATGTTTTGCAGTTTATACGCTCCGTGATCAACAATGGACGGTCAGAAATGATCCCGTCAATGTCACCAATTTGAACTTTCCTAATACGGCTGTGGCATTTCAATATTTATCAACTGCTTTTTACTTTCGAGGGAAATCATATTGGCTTGCACAAAATGTTATACAAAGCAGAGAATTCTTAACTCATCTTTGTTCCTTTGACTTGGATAAGGAAAATGTTACGTTTTTAGAACTGCCATCTAGTCCGGATGAAACAGACTCCATgaagtttctttttcttcttgaggGATCGTTAGCGGTTTTCAGAATTTCTAAGGTAACTTCCCGTATATGGGTGCTGGAACAGGACAACAGAAAGGGGCCATGGACTCTATGGTTTTCCGGGAAATCAAGTTGCGATGGTTATAACTTGTTCAAGAATGGTTTACTAAAAAAGATTTATTATTGTGAAATGGATGGTGGCTACTTTGTTTATGGGAACAAGGTTTATAATATAGTTAGTTGTCAAGTGCAGGAGTTGAATAAATCTATGAGCTCATGTTTAATACTGGAAGAGTATTCGGAGAGCTTGGTGTTGTCCAAAGAatttaaagcccgtaatttgaggaATGATAGTGATAGGACGTCACCAGATGACGCTCAAATTGGGTGTCACCCCCTCACATGCATTTTTAATTGA